In the Hevea brasiliensis isolate MT/VB/25A 57/8 chromosome 8, ASM3005281v1, whole genome shotgun sequence genome, CCCTCTTCTTCAAATCCTCATTCTCCTCATCAATCCTCTTCCTCTCCTCCACTTTAGCCtccaattcttttcttttctcctccaacagcttctccatACCCTCAATCCTCTGATTGAACTCTGCAATCATCGCATGGAACTTTTTCACATCCTCCTCTAACACACTTTTCTCTTTCTCTAGCTTCTCTATCTCCGTAGGCCCCTTCCTCATCGCCTCCGCTTTCGCCGAAAGTTGGTTAAAATTTGCCTCCAAATCCCTAACACTTTCAAGCACACTATCCCTTTCTCTCTCCAGCTTCTCCATGAACTCTCTATCCAATGTCTCCACTGAATCATCATCCCCACGAATATAACTCAAATAACTGTTAAATGCATACACGAGCATACTATTACTTTCCACAAAAGACCTCGAATTAGCTGCTAAGTGCTCCTGATACATCGCAATCTGAACTAGCCAGTGAATTACTGCAAGAAATGAAGGCCAGTTATGAGGAGTATTAGGGGCACGAAGAGTAGATCTGATGACCTTGAAGGGGCAATTCAGGGACTTCAAAATTATGAAAAGATCATCCTCGAGCTTCGTAGAAGGATAATCCAGTCGGTGGAGAAGGAACTGGAGGACTTCGGTGATCTCCTTAGCGGAGGAGATAGGGTGCGTCCTCAACGAAAGAACTGACGAGTGAGAGGAGAGGTACGTATTGATTGAGCGAACTGCTGAGTTTTGGTGTGACCGATCGGTGTAGATCTCGGAAGATCTGCCGACGCCGATGGTTGACGGTCGGCTACTGGCAAAGCTGGCATCGGAATCACGGGAGGTGTTAGCGACAGAGGTGGAGAAAGGGAATTGGCGGCGGTCCGGAGTAGGTTGCGGATGGAAGGATTCCGCCGGACGGCGGCGAGTCTTGCCCCTCATATCTCCGGTACGGAATCGGTATCTGGCTGTAGAGTGGTGGTTTTGAGTGTTCTGGGAGTCTCCTTTTCCCGCTTTGAGAAATGGAAATTAGGTTGAGGGAATTACACAAAATTTGAAAACTAAGAGCTTATTTGAAGACTTAAAGTTCATGGGCCACTGGGCCCAAAGTTTTGTTTTCATTGGTTCGGCCCATCTATTTTTGGTGGGccattattaattttaaagttttaaaaaaaataataaaattttgtataCTCATAAAAAAAAACTATAACATTTTGAAAAGATTGTTTAAAATTTATTAAGTGTGAATTTATTAAGTGTGCGTTTGGTATTGTGTTTAGAAGGCCTAAACTACTCTTTtaaataaaagtattattttatatattatttaaaaaataatttgaaaaaaaaaatttgtaattttaatattcttatgataaaaaattattaaatttatttttaaattattttttaatactctttaactAGTATATTTAAGACAGCAATACTAAACAtagtcaaattattaaattatataaatttataagaatTTATGATAAAAGAATGAGAAGTCTtagaataatatttatttatttattaaaaaattataaaactaaagCCTATTGATCTAGctaatcaatttttaattttcGGTTAATTCAATTTGATCATCCTAATAAAAAGCAtccaaaatatataaaatatgaagaaatgacTTCAGCTAAAAAgatattataattgaaattttgacATGTTTAGACTCCGTTTGTttcacaaaaaataatttatattttttaaaaatatatttttcataaaaatattttttagtattttattgcaatattaAACTTATTACATGTATTTATGTCATATATGTatgttttcatattttaataaaattatcaacacATAGAGAATGAAAATGACTTTTTTCTTTTGAAAAGaggaaattataattgaaattttgatatgTTTAGGCTCCGTTTGTTTcacgaaaaataatttatattttttaaaaatatatttttcataaaaatattttttattattttattgcaATATTAAACTAATAACATGTATTTATGTTATATATGTatgttttcatattttaataaaattagcaaCACATAGAGAATGAAAATGACTTTTTCTtttgaaaagagaaaataattttcttaaaaatgacttaatttttatgATCCATTTTATTGAATAGttcaaacaataaaaaatatgaaaaatatttttcaggaaaatattttttataaaataaatagagcCTATATATTTTTggcaattaatataatttaaaattaagaatccattaaaatttaacttaatatctaattaataaaaaattttataataataataataataattttattatgatgaattttatataaatcttatcataatttaaaaaaaaaaaagtattgttGCTATAAATTCTCAAAAATATTATACTCTATGAGCACACACTAACTTAATTTGACCAAATGGTGCATTGGTGAGCAATGCAATTAGCTTCTCTGAACAAAGTTAACAATCTTGGATCTTgatctttactgtttcattgtCTCAAACATTACAACTACTCTTATTTAATTAGCCACTTCCACAAAAGCCTAGCTAGACCTCATTTTTCACCTACCCAACTACCTATCAAGCAATTTATATAATAATCCTTCCCCAGTCTCCACTAATAGCAACCTGAAGATGGAGTTGATGCATAATGTCTGTCCACCACCTCAATCAGCTTGTTTGCTATGGCACTTGCATAAACTGATGAACCTTCATATATCTGCAAACATTTCAATTATGCATATTTCATCAAAACCAAACCATTTCATGTATAACAATAACAACCCTCTTCCCTTTTAAGAATAATTTTGTTATtgcttataattatatttattgcttataattATATTTACTAAATCTTCCAAAATGGGCAAATGGGTGAAAACAAAACAAGGAGTATAATGAATTAACCATACCTTGGTGTTAAACAGAAAGCTGTAGTAATCACCAATGTGGCCACCAGCAACATGATGGAGATCAAGCTGAAGTTCATCAAGGACTTTGGACACAATAAGCAAGCAATTGATCTTCTTTCTCTGGACAAGTTTGATAGTAACTTCATCATCTACTATTCTGACATCAACCTCTGTGTCCTTGGATTTTCTTTGAAGCCAAGAGCTCCTCAGTGATCCATTATTGAAGGACTGATCTGGGTCACCAAGAGGCTTCATGATAGAAGAACTCTCATGTACATTATTCCCTATGGAATCTTCTTCAGTCTTAAGTCTCTTTCTCCTTTCTCTTGCACATCTCTTTCTTTCCACTAGTATTTTCAGTTCATTTACATTTCGAAGAAGCTCTTTTATGTAATTTATTGCATCTCCAACCACAGATGCTCTATCATTCTTTCCCACCAAACagcataaatataaataattttcagAATAATTCTgtgtaatttttaaaaataccaaAGAGAATGAAACCATAGCCTGGACTAAATCCAAcaagaaaacaagaagaagaaaatgaaatgttGAAACAGAGCTAATATCATATGGGATATTGAGAAAGAATGAAGAGGAAGTACCTTAGTAGGGTTAGGAACCAAATCTCTCAAGGCTTGGTACTTGTCTGTCAGGTGTTGTCTCCTTTGTCGCTCAGTAGCAAAGTGTTTGGTGATCTTCCCAGATTTCCTGCCTTTACCCATACAAGCCATGTCCCATGTGAATTCCAGTACTCCATTATCAAACTGCTGCTCTCCATCCCCATCTTGGTAAAGCCCTCCTCCTCCACTTCCCTCAACATGATCATCCCCTCCACCACCAAACAAGGAGCTGTCTCTTGACCCAGACAAGGAATAGCCATGTGAAGGTAGAGATTGAAATAATTCTCTGAATAAAGGAGGCTGCGGAGGAAGGTTCAGGTGGAAAAGTGGGTCATATAGAATGGAGGAGGCTGATGCGGTATCTGTCATTGGAAGGTCTCCAACAAGGCCTAATGGAGTTGTATGGGTAGGGTTCGTGAAGGAGATGGAAGAATTTGGGAGCAAAGAGGAGGCTGAGCATCTGGGCAAGTGGAAAAGATTAAGAAGGTCTGCTGTTGGAGTATAGGATGCATCTGCCAAAGAAGATGAAGCGAAAGCCAAAACTTGATTTGAAGAATCTTGCATCAAATGGGTATTAAAAGCCATCTGTTGATTCTGAAGTTGGATATCCATGGCGGCAGAAGCATCCACTTCTTGGTGAGGATTGCAATGGTGGTAAGATAGCTCTTCTGCAGACAGCTTGATATTATCTTCAAAGCTATTATGGCTATTTGTGGTGCTTCCTGCCATGAGTGGCACTGGAGGCGGTGGAggtttcaaaacctgtgaaagtcCATCTGGTCCTTCCACCATGGAGTTGGGATCAAAACAACCTGTCTCTTCATACATCTTTTGGATATCAACAACTTATCTCCTGCATCAAAAATCATAACGAGAATAAAAACCCATATTTTCTTTTGAAAGCTATGAGTGCAGGaacagaaaaaaaaatacaataaataaacaaGATTGCAGGAAAAGCTTACAAATTGTAAGGGAATCCCCCAAAAAGATGGGACTAAAGGAGTTGACAAGCAAAACCCAGATGGGAAGTTGAATCAAATTTCAGTTATGAGAGGGAGGGAGAAAGATTTGGAAATTGCATTAACTATATATGAAATGGAAATGAGGGAAAGGGAGGTGGTAGGAGTAGGAGGAGGAGAAGGAAGGAGTTGAAAGATGGAACTGCAAATGCTGCATGCCATTTGTGATGATTTCCTTTTTGTCATATAAAGGGAGGTTGTTACTGAGATTCTTGGTTTCTGGGTCCCACTCATAATCtccctctaatttttttttttttttcatatgatTTTCAGTTTTtcctttctaattttttttaaggaCTTATTGTCGTAAAAATTCACTCTTCCCTTAAAGGTTTACTTAGCATTACCCGTTAAAGCATttgtttttaatatattaattaaaaagtaataaaaataatttaaaattaaatttaataaattttaatcataaaaattattatttaaaaaattattaaaataataaaataatttttttctaacatcatatttaaaataaaatgatttttttttgaaaattaattttgaccCTTTAATTTTAATACCGATTACTAATTCAAGAGGTAACTATGTCTTCCGtatttgctctctctctctctctctctctctctctctctctctgctttTGCCTGAACTTTCTCTTTTTTGTGAAAATTTTGTAGGTAAAATATTGTTATTTAAACTCTATTTATttgatagaaaatattttttttataaaatgttttttatatttttaatcattTGAGGCATTAAAAAAATTAGTCAATGAAAAATAGTTTCTTAATtatatagaaaattaaattatttttaaagaaaataattttttttaaagaaaaaaattattttttattttttaaatataaaaatatttatacatatataaaacaataatataccatTAATTTAACAGTATAAATAAATAACGAAAAATTtatctaaaaattattttttacaaaataaataaaattttaaaagtaaaattaaaaaaaatgtataaaatgataattaaaagtgttacatttgagttcaagataaaataaaaattcactaactaaaattattaattttggttTAATATTtactataataatttatttacctTTTCTCATCTTTTATTTAAATTGTTGATTTTTTTAGAATATAGAACACGAgggttttaattttttaattgaattgaatttgagtagctatttttttatttttgatcagAGATAAAACACATaaattaataatgataataaataaatattaaaataataatcaattttaataaaaaattttattctcaTATAATttacacttatatatatatattctataatttaatgtgtgaaaattaaaaataaatttcattaaaaatcattaaaaaagAAACTCACTGATCTTTACTTCATTTGTCTAAACAATATCCTGCTTGGTTGCCATGAAATGGTCAAATTTACCTTTTTCATATATACaggttaataaatacttaaaaaaaaaaaaagaataatataaAAATGGTGGCTCTGCGAACTTTTACCCAAAAAGACACCTGGCATGGCAGATGCCAAATAGGGAACGAGTGGAATTGTTGAAATGaccataattaaaaaaataataataataatttattaaaaattttaatttaatattattatattcatctttacaatataaaattttaagtttaaatatcaattaaaggcgaataaaaatttaattagatattCTTGATTTATTTAAATGAATCATTATAACaatagttaattttaatttaaaataaattattaaattttaatattttaatggttaaaatatatcaaataatgaattttggtttaatttattcatttttttaaattataaaatcagaaattaaaattatgatagaatctaattaaaaaaaaatctcaagaaaaaaaaaactaaataagtcAATGtactttaataaaaattaaataaataaaaaattaaatttcatgcTAAATAAGAACTGAACTTTctgattaaaatcaaataagtAATAAAtgtcattttttaaatttttaaatattaaaaattatttactatttttaattatcataaattaaaaaaaagaaattgaagaaaataataaaaaattatttaatgttaaaattattatttttaatattttattataaaataaaaataatattttttaataaaaattgattGTATTTAACcttaattagaaattttatttttattttaaaaaattaattttaaatctatttaaccattaaaaaaaaaggatttatttgattttctctccaaaaatctagaatttaatacAAATAAACAATGGCATAAATTAGGTGTGAGTGTGGGCTTTGTCCATGCAAACTGCCACCCTAAACTACCTCTAACAAGTTATACCAacactatttttaaaattttcttttttccttttctacatttatatatatctcttaatttatacattcaactattaaaaaaaaatagcacattagattttatattaaatttattatattgtaatgaattactataattttaaaaattataaattgaataagtgttttttatttttttttatcagatGTTAAAAATGGTTAATTGAGATTTTTTTTAAACTAAACTAAAAAAGAAAAATCCCATTTTTAAATTTCTATGGATgttgttgattttattttttattattatttttttaaatttaaatacacGATCGAATCAAGTGATATTCAGATAAAACcttctcaaataataataatttcaagaTTTAAATTCATAACTTTATAAGTTCATTTTGTcaggtaattatatatatatatatatatatatatatatatatatatatatatatatatatatatatatatattctgtttgtttcacaaaaaataatttatacataaaaaatatttttttaaaaatattttttatgtataaattattttttattatttaattataatattaaaacaatagtatatatttattttatatatatatatataaatgaatattttcacattttaataaaattatcaaaatttataaaataaaaaaaaataaattttcttttaatcaaCAAATCATTTTCCTGAGTGAGTATATGaacatttaaaaatataaaaaatattttttaaaaaaatattttgcatCAGACAAACGAagcttaaataaatattaaaagattgtgacttataattaataatttaagttTATTTGCCATTGAGATTATGAAGCTAGAAAtatgtttaaaattttattttattatttcaaagttttcataattaaaatatatcaataagttaattttaatatcctaaattaatatatttaataaaatatttttcttaacaaTAACAGTAGCATCAGTACTAATATCAAACATATTCGTAATGACTATCTGGTATTGGGTTTTGAgaattaaaattgttttaaaaaatattaaataattaaaaaaaatattttattattttaatattgtaatgattaaatctaattttaaattattttttaataagaaATTTTCTCAACAGATACCAAAAACATCCTTAATATAATGTAAGCAGATTCTTAAATAACCTTATACTTTATTCAtcaaatcaaattatattgtaTTCTTCTACCTAAGATAAACAATGAAATTCTTAGACAGGAGAGTTGGATTCAAGACTCTCAACCAAAACACAGTAATCAGAAGCACTATCATCTTGCTCTACACTGATCCATCCTTTCTTGGAATCCCTCCTAAGTCGTCGAGACTAGGAAAAAACTCCTCGGATGAATGGTCGAAAGGCCAATAAGCATGGTTTCAACAAACAAAAGAGACGCTTCCCCATATATTCAAGAAAGATGAGAAGAAAAGCTGACATTATTATCCCATCAGCAATTCTTGTGTTGCTCAAAGCCAAAGCGATCGCCACAACCGCCATCTCCAAGTCTGAAGATAACAAGCGTTTCACTGTTCTATTCGAGCCACGTTTACCATTACCAATAATACCACTCCCCTTAAGCCCTGATTAGAATCAAGAATTTGATCTTTGCACACCAAAACTTCACATCTATCGACATGTAATTTGCGCTGGCTCTCCAATTTCCCTGggctttgaaaatttttattgatattaATAGGCTCCATTGTCAATTCTCTATAGTTCGAGAAGGGTATGGGATCAAATGGAACCTCAATCAGCTTGTTTGCGATGGAACTTGCGTAAACTGATGATCCTTCAGATATTTGCAGCATTTTAATTGTAcatatttcatcaaaatcaaaccgTTCATGTCCAAAGTAATTATATTTACCAAATTTTCCAAAATGAGGAAATGGGGAGTATAATTGATTAGGCATACCTTGGTATTAAACAGAAAGCTGTAGTAATCACCATTGTGGCTGCCAGTAACCTGATAGAGATCAAGCTGAAGTTCATCAAGGACTTTGGATACAAGAAGCAGGCAATTGATCTTCTATCTCTGGACAAGTTTGATAGTAACTTCATCACCTACTATTCTAACATCAACCTCTGTGTCCTCGGATTTTCTTTGAAGCCAAGAGCTACTTAATGATCCATCATTGAAGGACTGGTCTGGGTCACCAAGAGGATTCTTGATAGAAGAACTCTCATGGCCATTATTCCCCGCGGAATCTTCTTCAGTCTTGTGTCCCTTGCTCCTTTCTCTTGCACATCTCTTTTTTTCTAATCGTATTTTCAGCACATTTACAGTTTGAAGAAGCTCTTTTATGTACTCTATTGCATCTCCAACCACAGATGCTCTATCAGGCTTTCCCACCAAACagcataaatataaataaaagtttCAGAACAATTCTGTGTAATTTTAACAAACACCAAAGTGAATGAAACCATAGAGCTACTATCATACGGGATATTGAGAAAGAAATATGAAAAGGCAGTACCTTTATAGGGTGAGGAATCAAATCTCTCAAGGTTCGGTACTTGTCGATCAGTTGTTGTCTCCTTTGCAACTCAGTGGCAGACAATTGTTTGTAGGATTCACATAATTTATCTGTCATTGATAGATCTCCACCAAAGCCTAGTGGAGTTGTATGGGTATTAAAAACCATCTGTTGATTCTGAAGTTGGATTTCCATGGCGGCGGAAACATCCTCTTTTTGAAGAGGATCGCTATGGTGGTAAGATAGCTCTTCTGTAGACAGCTTGAGATTCTCTTTAAAGCTATTATGGCTATTTGCGGTACTTCCTGCCATGACTGGTGGAGGTTGCAAAACCTGTGAAAGTCCATCATCTGGCCCTTCCACCGTGGAATTGGGATCAAAGCAACCTGCCTCTTCATTCATCTTTTGGATAGCAACTTATCTCCTATGTCAAAATCCATAAACAAGAATATAACAGAAAAACAAATCTTGAAATTTATGAGTGCAGGAACATAAAAAAAATACACAAAAAGAAACAAGATTGCAGGACAAGCTTACAAATTGTAAGGGAAACTCTGAAAAAGATAGGAGTTGAAAGCAAAGCCCAGATGGGGAATTGGATCAAATTTCAGTTATGAGAGAGAGGAAGAAAGATTTAGAAGTTGCACAAATTATGCATGAAATGGAAATGAGGGAAAGGAGGGTGGTGGTTTGAGGAGGAGGAAGGAATTGAAAGATGGAACTGCAAATGCTGCATGCCTTTTGTGATGATCTCTTTTTGTCACGTAAACTGAGGTTGTTGCTGAGATTCTTGATTTCTTGGTCCCGCTCAGTTCCCACAATGTCCTCTGGACAGTGCTTTCACGCCTTATGCTCTCAATATTGGCAAATTATACAATGCACAGCTGCACTAAAGTGTACCAACTACGCATGTAAGAGTAGTTTAACGGAGAAATTATTAGGTGCattgtttaaaattttttaaaattaaaaaaagtaattttttatatttaaaaaatattatttttaatacttttaatatatataataattaactatttaaatttaaaataataaaatttatttagtaaTAGGAGCATATTACTCACTTAatagatttatatttaaatttttattttttattttttattaaaataaaaaaataaaattcatattttttatGTATGAAGATGCACATATAGTAAAACAATCAATAATTTACCCTTACTATTTGTTTTTTTGTAATGTGATTTTTCTTAACAaccttattttaaatttttaaattcaattaaattgcATTAGCCATTTTCGTTTAAATAagcaattaaattattttttagtcatattttattttgtgttaatttatttcttcaattttgtttaattattttGGCAATAGTTGCTGAGATTATTTGTGCACACAAATTTTATCTCTGAAAtctaaatatgaaaaataatcaACAAATATCAATTctgttaatttaattaaataaaatagtaggATTGTAATACCCCTACATTCATAGTTCTGtgcatttcactgttctggtgatcagcGTCGGTCCAGACAGTCAAGAGGATTAGGACCATGTttaagtcacttagaaaagtcttgaacaaaaaattaatagtgattaccagagagtaaaatacaaataagaaaaatagagcataaaatagttaaatgagctggaggtcacagcgataggtgaccgtacTGAAAAATAACTGCGAGGTCAGTTGTGACCCTAATTTCGTATGGGACAttatgacaccgcagtcctaggaATAATTGCGAAATTAGTGGAAAtaagaaaaccacagaaaagattTGAGaatcaggtcaaataattagatcagggttcataaaaaaatacaaaattattggtaaaccggatcagaccggcgagggacaaattggt is a window encoding:
- the LOC110652067 gene encoding kinetochore protein NDC80 homolog, encoding MRGKTRRRPAESFHPQPTPDRRQFPFSTSVANTSRDSDASFASSRPSTIGVGRSSEIYTDRSHQNSAVRSINTYLSSHSSVLSLRTHPISSAKEITEVLQFLLHRLDYPSTKLEDDLFIILKSLNCPFKVIRSTLRAPNTPHNWPSFLAVIHWLVQIAMYQEHLAANSRSFVESNSMLVYAFNSYLSYIRGDDDSVETLDREFMEKLERERDSVLESVRDLEANFNQLSAKAEAMRKGPTEIEKLEKEKSVLEEDVKKFHAMIAEFNQRIEGMEKLLEEKRKELEAKVEERKRIDEENEDLKKRVDEQSFNARDAERMKRELQAVERDIGEAEAARNSWEEKMWDLDAAIGHKFKELEALSMECNQAARRLKLGNGFQYVLNAEGSTPAEVMGIDYKSTVKPGLESFADDIKKNSMAKLEELISLQQESSELTAKIEGKKNRIAELQSHVDEVEVQLNSLRKETEEYTNRCAAEAKKLVQDVQMEAHNLDILEREAAEILKDSELKLQEAVKRSEEEIQMHARELFEVVDAVSKYKEHMEAKISEMKNKLSETAVAVSGAYKRSLPAQFGISFDAIH